Genomic DNA from Prunus persica cultivar Lovell chromosome G1, Prunus_persica_NCBIv2, whole genome shotgun sequence:
ATAAATTGTTGCCCACTTcgtcttcttttccttttctacaatttccattttcagtCACCATCTTACATGTTTTCCCATATTTTCCAAGGAAATGGGAACAGAATGTTGTGATTCTTGACTTATAGTTGGGGACATGTTTGGTGACTGagattgaattggattatgaGGTAGAATTGGATTGCATTGGATTACATTGGATTGAAAATAATAACGCTAATCCAATGATGTGTTTGATACCACACATGATTACAGGGTTGAATTAATTGAAATGTGCTATTAATTACATGGCTTAGTAGGATTAGACATACTCCAATCCGACTTAATCCCAACATTTTGGTAGGTATAATCATATTACATTTGACTTGTAGTAGGATTAGACGTAATCCAATCCATGTTGTTTTTAGGCCATCAAATATTTGACGAGGATTATGAATCCTATCCAACTACATAATTCAATTCACTAAACAGACCCTTATTGTTTGGTATGGGTATGGCCTTCCGGTTTTATACAACTGCAAGCCCATCATTGATCCACGTCATTCTTTGCCAAATGGCCATCGGCCAAACAATAAAATTCCAGACTCCGTAGTCGAGAAGAGGAAAATTTCCCATCAAAAACACAACTCTTCTTAGCAAATATGGAAAAACATGTAACATGGCGAGGAGAGACTCAAGGACGTGATCACTAAGCAGGCTGCATCATATCATGAGTAGCTAGCTATATATGCTTGAACCAATGTCAAAGAATTTTGAGGAATCAAGTGGATCGGTTCACACACTTATGAGTAGGTGCATGATGAAAATTGAAACCCAAGGAAGCATACTTTTTTAGCAAGAAATCTTTCTGATCCGTTGTGATTTTGAGCTCTTCTAAGGGAAACTTAACTGTTGCATATCTCTACAAGTTACCAAAATCTTTGTCAGCTAATAAACAATGACTTTCcgattgaaaataaaatttgagaaagatGTAGGCTAAGAGTGGAGATGAACAAGTGAGTCTGTAATAAACAAATACTATATTTGATGAATGATCAAGAGACAGAAAGTAAAGACATCATCTTTATTATCTGTGCAAAGTTTTTTAGGCCATGCGCGTGCATTGAGGCCTAAAGGCTGCGTTGGACGGTGCCAGCACCCACCTCCTCTTCCACTATCAAAACCTAAGTCACCCACTCAAACGGGTCTGGTTCTGGTTTCTCGTTCTAAAGTGGACACAACACAAATTTGAATAAACAATTCAAGCTTGGAAGCTTTTAGACCcttttactcaaaacaaagaaactattttatttattctttcatACAAAGTACGAACTGAATTACACTACAATACCACagaaaacataattttttttttaatatctttTTATACCATCCATCACCTTCAAACATAAttgtaaatatttttgtaGAAGGGAAGCTCAAAGAAACCACTAAGTCAAATAAATCTTTCTAACACATCTTCTCATGCGACCTTGCTATATGCTTGACTTGACCCCCATCCCTTCTCAAGCAGTAGTCTATGACTGAAGGAAGCAAGGGAGCTTTTGACTTCCCATAAGAGTTTCGACACAAATCGGATCGAAGTGATCTCGGGTCCCCGGTTGTGGGTTTAAGCCGGATATCAATAAGATCCACATCTGTGCATGGAGTGTCATTGCTACAAGCTAGACGAATTGGCTCCTTtgaataattcccaattaTATTATCGAATTTAACACCTGAGATTGCCACAGCTCCTCTAATTTGGTTCTGGCACAAATGCTTCTTCATGTTGTCACAATAGTTTTGGTCTATCACTATAGGAACGCCCACATTGGAAACCTGGATGTTGGAGAATGATACATTCTTCACGGACCCCTTTCCTCCCTGCCAAATTTAGGATTTATTAACATGTggatatttaattagtaagtACGCAATTAATTATTAACTTTATTTATACGTACCGGCCAAGTCTTGATCCTAACTCCTGATTGAGTATTCTGAAATAAAATGTTGTTCACGATGATGTTTGAGACACAAGCTACACTTCCGGCTTTTCCGAGTCCTCCTAGACTGTAATacgagaaagaaagaaacgaaaaaaacaaaattaatgcaTCGTTGatttcaaaaaaacaaaaaaacaaacccaaaaaaaaaaaaaaactcatgttTTCTATTGAAATTTAAACTAAGATCTAAAAAGGGTCAATGTATATGTATGTGGCATACCTTATGCCATGGCCAGGGCCACATTTAACATGATGAATATGAACGTTAGAGCATCCTGTTTGTATGGATACACAGTCATCTCCTGTATAAAGAGAGAAACCACAAATGTTAggatttaatataataataatgtggAGCTCCAATATCAGGCATACAGAAGTCAAGTTGGCAAGTTGCACATTGTTTTTCTTGTGCCCTGCAAATCCCTGCTTGCTTCAAAAGTTATACTTGAGTGACAGTTTACCGTTTAAAAATGTTTATGAGGCACCagtttataaattattttcttcctcGTACCAGTGAGCTAACTATCTTTTCAGTACAATTCCAAGTGCGCAATGCACCATCTAGGCACTGGGCACTGACTACTTTTTTTTAGCacacattttccttttttatttttatttttcaattatttataatttagaaaAGGATATTAATTATGGCTTGATTATTCTTACTTACCACAGCCAATAGTAGAATGGTGAATTTCCACGTTTTGTGTGTTCTGCAAGTGAATGCCGTCTGTATTTGGGCTATAATCTGGTGAAGTGATGGTAATGTTGTTCACTTTGATCCACGAAGAGTTGTCAAATTTTAAGTGGCACTGAGGGCTGTTTATGATTTTGATGTTTCGAACTGTGACATCTGAGCTAAAATAGAATCTCAAAGCCTGCatgtaaaaataagaaaagagaaaaagcctTTAAAACCATGTTGCATTGTATCTGATTTCTTTTCAAACAATTTATaatgagaaggaagaaaaggcTCGAAAGAGAAATAATTACAGTGGGTTTCGTATCCGGAGTGTGCTTGGACCTCTTGTGCGCAGATGAATTCCACCAGTCAGAGCCCTGGCCATCAACAATGCCAGTGCCCTGGATGGTGAAGTTACGAGCGTATTTGAAGTTTATCCATTGGAACAAACTGGATTCTGGCCAGGTACTTGCTTTTGAAGGAGCCAAGAGAGTTCCATCTATCTGTTGGAATTCCAAAATCACATTAATATTATTAGTTAGCTTTGCATGTTAAATCATGGTTAAGTGAAAGAAGCATATGCATTTCTTACActtcttcatttctttattCCTAATGCAgcatgaaatatatatagttattgaaatctgatgaagtgattaaaaaaagaaaaaaaaagaagagagagaacaaaataaaCCTGAAGAACAAGGTCAGGCATACAACCGCTGCCATCAAGAGTTATAGGCTGGATGAGGAACTTGAATCCTGAAGGGATTTCCACAGTTGCCCCTTTAACCCTGCAGGCAGCTTCCCATGCTGCTACAAGTGCCTGATGGATTGGGATGCTCAATAAAATTAGAACATATGTTATTTCATTCTATCTTATTCTCCAGCgggcgcacacacacacaattaaTGCAAGCACACAAGAACATATATATGCCACTTCCCAATGTTGTTTTACCTTCGAATCATCGGAGACTCCATCACCCTTGGCACCAAATGACAAGACGGGGAAAATGGTAGACTGTTGGGGTTGAGGAGGGGCTGGAGCAGGGCCGGGCAAATGTGAATTATGAGTTCTATTGCCACTGGTGGCACCCTTTCCTTGATGATGTTTATGTGGTTTGCTCTTCTTGGTATGATTTTTTCTTGCCTCAACTGAAGTTATTAGAAATGTTAGAAAGGCaatcaaaaacaagaaaagtagAGAAGATAAATTTTTGCTCCTCTTCATCTGTGTTTTAGGCTTCTATGTATGCTTAGAGCAGAGAGATATTGTCTCTAAGTTTCAGGAAGCACTCTGCTTGCAGCAGGGAGGGTAAGGTAGTTATAGGCAGTTTATAAACTTTATACAAGGATCTTTTACGAAAACACCCTTGCGTGGATTCCAACATTCATGAACACCCTTCAtttctagctagctagcttttaaatttaattatgagTTCTATGCCTCTTCTACTGCACTAGGtgccctttctttttttttcttttttttgttacaatatTTTATGATAGAATTTGGATTAATAATTATCTTTAAGTGATCTCTGAGTCATCTACAAGTATGCAGCTTAAATATTCTGCCATTTGAAATCTATCTTCAAGCAAGACTAGTGCAAAATGATCAGGCATTTAAGAACTATGTCCTGAAGAAACTATATGTGTTTCAGCTGCTTGATTTACTAtgattcaaaattaattatccATCTGTGATccattatatatattcctACAAGCTTGAGCAAAATTAGCTGCCTTCCAAGTTATTACCCCTGATCTTTTTGCTCTATAACTAATCATGCAATTTCAGTTTCCATTAATCCTAGGTGATATATTCTCTCTTGTGTACTTACGTCTGAtaaatttttgtatgtttaGAACCATCCAATTCAATACACATGGGACATgtggaaatattttatttttatgtcctATGTGAATTGGACAATATTTCCATATGTCCCATATGCATGTATTGAAGTGTAAATCAGCTGGTGTACCGGGAACATACAAAAATTACTCCGTCATCCTACTTGTGTCTCATAATTGGAAATTGGAGCTTCTTAATATAAGGACAAATCCATCATTTAGTTGAGTGGAAGCTAGATGAGGAaagtagtatatatatattttcagataGGAAGTTGGATAACATTATTAAGCCTTAATtaatattgtattaatttaACTAGTTCATAAGAAGGTGCTGAAAATGAATGATCTGGATTCCTCCATCTGATAAATGGGGTTGTCATCCATTTAAAAACACAATTTTATTCTCGTTGGACCCTGGCATGCAGTATATTATGAATAACCTGCAGCACCTAAACTTTCAGAATATTATATCAGATTTCCAAAATAGAACTCAAAGTAAAAAGGTTGGTGGTCCaaggtttttgttgttgttgaagtAATATAAATAACATAGAGCACAGGGAGAATGTTCATCAAACCAAACCTAGCAAACCAGATTGCAGAGCAAGGATGGAAAAAAGGAGAGTTTGATTGGGAAAGCGATGGATTCTTactatctttttgtttttggcatgcataaaacaaataaaaggagTGGCAGGTTTTCTAGTTACAAGTTGGAGAATATGGAGGCCCCATTGGCCATTACAATTCTGATGCCTTTAGTTTAAGAGAAGATGGCTCGCACGTTCATGtataaaaagggaaagaacTGAAAAGGGCTTTGTGGTATTTGAGAAGGAAATGTTTAGGACCTTTTCTGAAGCTCTACTCTTTGTCTCTGTCTTCTTCTCGCACGCCGTGGGCCACACGTGGGACCGGTCGGTGCCATTCATTTCTGCAGCTCCTATCACTATTGCGGCCGGTTCTTCTGCTTTCCCACCTCCCTCCCCTTCCTCTTAAACACAAAATATTAAGGGGCATGTTATCTAACTCTCtcttttaatcttctttcctTGGATGCAATTTTCCCTTCTCCTCATGTCATGTGTCATTATCGTCTTGcactaaaaataaattcataagcCATAATTGCACAAATATTAAGAAGAATGATACATgttatgagaaaatgagaATGTTGCTAACAGTATTCTTCAAACATTATGAGCAGTTAAGAATTATGATTGTGACATTATTGTTGTGTTAGTTGTAACTCACCATTGTTTTTTTGATCCGCGTTAATCAACTTTGTAATCCAACCGTGGATTAAAGGACATTCTTCATCGTTTTGGTTTTGTGTACTAATTTGTAAGACAAGTACATATCTTCGGTTGATCTATTTTGTATTGATATTGTGTTTATGTGTAAAAGAAACTAGGTTGTTTTAggatataattaaatatcttTTCCATATAAGTCATAAATCCTAAATCACTTAAGTAATAATGCTCAAGCGTTAAAGTTAATAAAGTTAATACGATGTTAATCACTCATTTGAACTTACTCCATAATATGATTTGATAATTCAAAAAGTAAGCGGGGGCTCAGATCGTGGAATAGAATTACATTATGGAGTGCGCCAAAACATGTGATTAACGACATATTAACTTACTAATTGATCAGAAATTAAAGTGCAAGATTGACAGCAAAACATTTGTCATTGTTAATTGACACCGCAAAGAGAAATACAAGCCGTTCTTTCGTTTGGGcctgaaaaaccaaatacgaAGTTTGAGCCACATTGATGACTATGGAAACACTCATTTTAGATTGGGCCTCGGATCTTTATCCATTAGCCATTTGATATCCGGTTCCGGTAATGCTCGGATACGACATGTCGCATACGCCTCTTACTACGTCGAGAGGTCGCATCAACCTACCACCCATTGAGTCGTTGAATATCAAATTGTCAATGCCGAAAGCTAGCTCTTTTGTCTTTATCTGAGGCTCTGGAAAATGGAAAGCTCCCTCTCATTTTCATTTCGTAGTTATTCGTTGTTGTTGCGTACGCGGGTGGATCTCCCGTCTCGGTCTTCTAAAGCAGCAATTGACGGTTGACTTTGACTTTTGTAGAAAACGCAGCAGTAGTGATATACCATTACCCAGCTATCATTTACACCCAACAAGCTCCTATAACCAGACCCCACGTCACCACCTGGCTCCACACATCCACGTTCAATCCACCATCACCAACTGGTTTTTCTATCACTCACCATCGCATTCCTCCTTCTTGTGGATGGTGGATGCTACTGTTGCTTATTCAATTCCAAACGCCCCCAGAAtagattttgaattattttcgCAACGTTGCAGCAAACTTCAACATGTCTAAGAACTGTGTGCTGCTTTTGCTCCTTCctctattttttcttgtaaagACTGCTCATTCTGACCCAAGAGCCACAGAGGCAGCCCTGATGTGCACCAACGAGACTGCTTTGATGGCAGAGAGGCAAACCTTCGTAGCCAACTTCTTGGCAACCATGGACGCAGTGACTCCTCAGATTGCTGTCCAAAGATACGCAGCTGCTGTCAATGGAACCGGGAACAACACCGTCTATGCTTTCGGCGAGTGCATGAAGGACCTCTCAAAACAAGACTGCGATGTCTGCTTTGCTCAGTGCAAGACCCAGATTTTGAGGTGCCTCCCATTTCAGAAAGCAACTCGTGGGGGCCGGCTTTTCTACGATGGGTGCTATTTGAGGTACGATgacttcaatttcttcaaccAAAGCTTAAGCGCCCAAGACACCTCTGTTTGCGGGGGCACAGGTTTTGGTGGGAACCAGAGTGTTTTCAAGGACAATGCTTTGAGGTTGGTGAGGAACTTGAGTTTCGTGGCGCCGAAGAATGATGGGTTTTCTGTTGGGTTTGTGGGTCAGGGGAATGAGACGGTTTATGGGTTGGCTCAGTGTTGGGAGTTTGTGAATGGGTCTGCTTGTGAAGAGTGTTTGGCTGACACAGTTGTGAGAATTGGATCGTGCCCACCAAAAGCAGAAGGGAGGGTCTTGAATGCTGGTTGCTACTTGAGGTATTCGACTCAGAAGTTTTATAGTAACAATACGAGCACTGATGCTGCAGGAAATGGAGGTTAGTTTGGTTTTCTTGGCTTTTACTTTTTGTCTGTGTTATTTTGATACAAAGAACTGGAAGTGGATTGAGATTTCGACTGTAAATCAATTTCGAAGCTTCATGTATTGAATTGTAAAGACTTTTGAAATTTGGTTTCTGTTGTGAATGCTCCAAATCTGTTCCTGAGTAATAATGTTCAATGTTGGCATGCAAATGTTTGTTAGGACACCGCGGCTTGGCCATAATTTTGGCTGTAACAGCTGCTGTTTTTGCTGTTGTGCTGAGTATTTTTTCGGTTGCTTTCTTTACAAGGAAGAAAATACTGAAGAGGAGGAAAGGTACCGAGGTTTGGCTTGAAGTTCTAATAGATTCCATCTTTAAGCACtgaattcatttttgttttctaattttaatgCCACATTTGCTTCAGAGAAAAAGCAATTAGGTCCTCTGTTGGCCACTGTGAATAAGTCCCAACTCAATTTTTCGTATGAAGTTCTTGAAAGGGCCACCAATTACTTTCATGATTCTAACAAGCTTGGACAAGGAGGGTCCGGTTCCGTTTACAAGGTAGTTTCGTGGATTTTCTTTCTGTAGGGGGGATTTGGATATAAGTAATGTGGAATGGATTCAATTGACTTCGTGAATTTCTTTATGAACAACACAGGGAGTTTTGCCAGATGGGAAGGTTGTTGCCATAAAGAGGCTGTTCTTCAATACAAGGCAATGGGTGGATCATTTCTTCAATGAAGTCAATTTGATTAGTGGGATCCATCATAAAAAACTTGTAAAGCTATTGGGGTGCAGCATTACAGGCCCTGAAAGCCTTCTTGTTTATGAGTATGTCCCAAATCAAAGCCTTAATGATTATTTTACTGgtaattttctcttctctgtccTGTTTTGGGGAAGACAATTGGTTTTTCTCATCAGTCCATTTGCTTGTTCCTGCTATTCATCCCTTGAATGATTTTCAGTGAAAAATAATGTCGAGCCGCTGAGGTGGGAGTTGAGGTATAAAATCATATTGGGCACAGCTGAGGGTTTGGCCTATCTTCATGAAGAATCAAAAGTGAGGATTATTCATAGGGATATAAAACTGAGCAACATTCTGTTGGATGAGGACTTCATGCCGAAGATTGCTGATTTTGGACTTGCTAGATTATTTCCTGAAGATAAAACTCACATCAGCACTGCCATTGCTGGCACATTGTAAGTTGAGCAcctgcttttgtttttctttgctgCTTCATAGATGTGCTTATGGTTTCTAATGTAGAGCATTTAAAATTTGCTTCGCTAGAGGCTATATGGCTCCAGAGTATGTCGTTCGTGGCAAGTTGACGGAGAAGGCAGACGTTTACAGTTTTGGAGTTCTTGTCATCGAAGTCGTATGTGGAAAGAGGAACAACTGCTACATTCCAAATTCAGTTTCAATTCTACACATGGTAAACGAATATATTTTGCATATGTTCTCTTGTCATCGACTTACAGTTTATGAAACTTAAGCAAATATTAAcctatttcttatgttttcgTATCATAAAAGGCTTGGGACCTTTATGGAACGGGTAGGCTATGCAGTGCTGTTGATCCACTCCTAGAAGGTAAgtttgatgaagaagaggcATCTAGATTACTTCAAATTGGGCTACTTTGTGTACAAGCCTCTGCAGAGCTGCGTCCAGCAATGTCATTAGTTGTGAAAATGCTGATCGAAAATCCTGAGATTCCTCAACCAACACAGCCACCATTTCTCAACTCTGGCAGTGCAGAATTCGGCAGACAAATTCCCTCAGGGACTTTCAATACTCTGCCCGACTCTAACAACACACACTCTTCAAGGAATAGCATGACTCAAAGCTGGATTGAGCCCAGATGAACTTTTTCTACACACAGCATTAGTGTTCATCCTAAGCTCACAAGACCCAGTTCACCAAACCAGCATTTCAGAATTTCATCTCCAACTTTCCAGGACTTGTATTTCTCCTATTTGTTTCCTTCAAGAGAGATGATGAGCAAGTTCAAGTGATGTAGGAGCTGAAACAGTCAAATTGCACTCAAATTTTGTGTACCTTGTATATGTTTTACAACATCGGTAGAGCAGAATGTCCTATATATGTAAAATGTGCTGTAGAGAAATATTTGGGAGTATATATATTACTAATATTACCATGCAGGCAGAAGTAACCAAAGAAATCCTCTGTTTCTtcttatacatttatatatttcttgtcCTATACGGATGTCCGGACGTTATTACAACGTGGATGTCAGTATTGGAAAaaatctgtatatatatacatataaatataaaattggcTTGATCAATATTTTCAAATGACGGTGATAATTTTAATGAACAACCGTCCTAAagtcaaaataaagaaaagtaatcTAAGGAACAATAGATGCCAGCTTTGGTTTAATTATAGGCACATggagaagcagcagcagctctACCGTTTTCAAGCTACGCGTTGcactttttctttgtaaaaaaCAATTTGGTGTGTACAATGTCATTTGTCTGATATACAAAGACAATCTGGCAAATTTTCTCTGCAAAAGACTCCTTCaaactaggggtgggcgcggtccggttcggtccggttctcacctcaaaccgGAATCGAAATCGGTATTAtttaaccggtccggttcggtccggtttaggcaaaaaaaatttcgaaaaccggccggttcggttctaaccggttctgaccggttccggttttgaaccggattattaatttattatttttttaatttttttttaaaaaaaaaaatttttttaatttttttaataaaaaaattataataaataacttatttttttagcttaaaaatgaacaaataatccaattcatacatttagaaattttttgaagttgaacttggaaaattagtgattatagaagttaaaaaatggcattagattttaaaattttgtaaaaatataaatataaaatatatgaccggtccggttcggtccggtccggtgcggagagatgtaaaaccagaaccggaaccggttcggtccggttccggtccaatttgttgacttttttggtcaaccggttttttttcaccggttcggtttggtgttccggttttccggtcccgatgcccacccctacttcaAACATACATATTTTCAAGGTTGATtaaggaaacaaaagaagaacatttaaaataacaaatgggAGGACTCGCAACATTTTAAATGTGCAGttgctattttcttttgagatatttagtcatatactcattcttagtactaaaactataaataaaccctatatcatttaatttctataaacaaactcaaaaaaaatcaaaaaatgacagctggccctattgaatataattttgattattaaattacctattgagtgttttgggttttttttatgaggttttggagttgggtttgttttaagaaattaatagcagttttgtaatttaaaagaagttaaaagcctttttattatgttgtaaatgagctttaggtgtgtttttaaaattcatttcatatagggttttttttttataatttagactcCTATATTGGATATAATACTGAATctccctttcctttttctt
This window encodes:
- the LOC18791178 gene encoding polygalacturonase At1g48100, whose protein sequence is MKRSKNLSSLLFLFLIAFLTFLITSVEARKNHTKKSKPHKHHQGKGATSGNRTHNSHLPGPAPAPPQPQQSTIFPVLSFGAKGDGVSDDSKALVAAWEAACRVKGATVEIPSGFKFLIQPITLDGSGCMPDLVLQIDGTLLAPSKASTWPESSLFQWINFKYARNFTIQGTGIVDGQGSDWWNSSAHKRSKHTPDTKPTALRFYFSSDVTVRNIKIINSPQCHLKFDNSSWIKVNNITITSPDYSPNTDGIHLQNTQNVEIHHSTIGCGDDCVSIQTGCSNVHIHHVKCGPGHGISLGGLGKAGSVACVSNIIVNNILFQNTQSGVRIKTWPGGKGSVKNVSFSNIQVSNVGVPIVIDQNYCDNMKKHLCQNQIRGAVAISGVKFDNIIGNYSKEPIRLACSNDTPCTDVDLIDIRLKPTTGDPRSLRSDLCRNSYGKSKAPLLPSVIDYCLRRDGGQVKHIARSHEKMC
- the LOC18790984 gene encoding cysteine-rich receptor-like protein kinase 3; the encoded protein is MSKNCVLLLLLPLFFLVKTAHSDPRATEAALMCTNETALMAERQTFVANFLATMDAVTPQIAVQRYAAAVNGTGNNTVYAFGECMKDLSKQDCDVCFAQCKTQILRCLPFQKATRGGRLFYDGCYLRYDDFNFFNQSLSAQDTSVCGGTGFGGNQSVFKDNALRLVRNLSFVAPKNDGFSVGFVGQGNETVYGLAQCWEFVNGSACEECLADTVVRIGSCPPKAEGRVLNAGCYLRYSTQKFYSNNTSTDAAGNGGHRGLAIILAVTAAVFAVVLSIFSVAFFTRKKILKRRKEKKQLGPLLATVNKSQLNFSYEVLERATNYFHDSNKLGQGGSGSVYKGVLPDGKVVAIKRLFFNTRQWVDHFFNEVNLISGIHHKKLVKLLGCSITGPESLLVYEYVPNQSLNDYFTVKNNVEPLRWELRYKIILGTAEGLAYLHEESKVRIIHRDIKLSNILLDEDFMPKIADFGLARLFPEDKTHISTAIAGTLGYMAPEYVVRGKLTEKADVYSFGVLVIEVVCGKRNNCYIPNSVSILHMAWDLYGTGRLCSAVDPLLEGKFDEEEASRLLQIGLLCVQASAELRPAMSLVVKMLIENPEIPQPTQPPFLNSGSAEFGRQIPSGTFNTLPDSNNTHSSRNSMTQSWIEPR